The genome window GTGTCGCGCCGACGGTCTGCGACGGGCTTTCCGGCGTTATCAGCGACGGGAACGCCGCTTCCAGCGCGTTGAGACGCAGGCGCAGGCGGTCATATTCGGCATCGGAGATTTCCGGCGCGGCATCCTGATACAGAAGGTCGTGGCGCGCGATCTCGGCCGCGAGTGCGTCGTGCTCGTCCTTCGCATCTTCCGCCGACAGGTGTTCGGCGTGCTTCAGCGCCTCGTCGCGGAAGGCGGCTTCATCCTGCGTGGGCGGCGCTGCAATCTCCGCGTCCGGCGCGGGAGCGAGCAAAGGCTGCTCGGCGTTCGCCCCCTCGGTCTTGCGGGAGCGGCGCGTCTTCGCGGGCTTCGCACCCGCCGCCTTAGGCGACATGATGCGCTCCGACGTGGCGCGCGCCGATGAGGCTCTCGGCGGCGGCGCGGGCTTCGGCCGTCACCTCCTTGCCGGCGAGCATGCGCGCGATTTCCTCGCGGCGGCCTTCCATGCTCAGCACCTCGGCGCTGGTTGTGACGACGATGGCATCGCCTTCGCCGCGCGCGGCCTTGTGCAGCCGGATGTGCTGATCGGCATTCGCGGCCACCTGCGGCGAGTGCGTCACCGCCAAAACCTGCGCGCGAGTGCCTAGCCGCGCCTGCCGCTCGCCGATGGCCGCCGCCGTCGCACCGCCGACGCCCGTATCGATTTCGTCGAACACCAGAACGGGCGCGGTCGCCTTCTCGGCGAGCACCACCTTCAGCGCCAGCAGGAACCGGGCAAGCTCGCCGCCCGACGCCACCTTCATCAGCGGCCCCGGCTTCGCGCCCGGATTGGTCTGCACGTAGAACATCGCCTGCTCGCGCCCGAAGGGACCGCCGCGGAGACCGCTGCGGTCCTCCGGCATGGGCTCGATTTCGGTGACGAAGCGGGCTTTGTCGAGCTTGAGCGGCGCAAGTTCGGCCTGAACGGCGGCGTCGAGCAGCGTGGCCGTCGCGCGACGCTTTTCGCTCAGCGCGTCGGCGGCGCGGGCGTAAACCTCGCCGAATTCGGCGGCGGCCTTGCTCGCGCCGGCGAGATCTTCCTCGCCGGTTTCGATGCGGCCGAGATCTTCCCGGAAGCGGGCATGAACCGCAGGCAGGTCGTTCACCGTCACGCGATATTTGCGGGCGACCGCACGCAGCCGGAAAAGCCGCTCCTCGATCGCTTCGACATTGTCGCCGCTTTCGCCGCGAAGCTGCGCTTCCACGAGTTCGCGCGCTTCCTCCGCCTCGATCAACACGCGTTCCAGCGCCGACTGGATCGGCTTCAACGCGTCGGGGATGTTCGGTGTGCGCTCCAGACGGCGGAGCGCGGCGCTGAGTTTGGCGGCGGGAAATTGCGGCGCGTTCAGTGCGTCCGCGATGTCTTCGAGGTCGGCGCGAGCCTTTTGTGCGGCGACGATTGACGCGCGTCGTGTCGCGAGGTCGTCTTCCTCGCCCGGCTGCGGCGCGAGCTGGTTCAGCTCTTCGCAGGCCGCCGTGAGATAATCCTTCTCGCGCTCCGCCACCGCCAGCGCCTTCTCAAGTTCATCGACGGCTTTGTTCTTCTCGCGCCACGCCTCCCATAGCCGCGACACCTCCTGCACCTCACCGATGAGCCCGCCGAACTGATCGAGCAGATGACGATGCGTGGCCGAATCGAGCAGTGCGCGGTCGTCGTGCTGGCCGTGGATTTCGACCAACATCTTGCCGAGTTGCTTCAGTAGGCCGGTCGAAACCGGGCGGTCGTTGATGAAAGCCTTGGTGCGGCCGTCCTCGCCCTGGACGCGGCGGAGGATCAGCGTGTCCTCGCTGTCGAAACCCTGCTCTGCCAAAAGCGCCATCGCGGGGTGCGCGTCGTTGAGATCGAAGGACGCCGTGACGCTCGCGCTGGTCGCCCCGCGCCGCACGAGACCGCCATCGCCGCGCGCACCGAGCGCGAGACTCAAGCTGTCGAGGATGATGGATTTGCCCGCGCCGGTCTCACCCGTGAATACGGTAAAGCCCTTCTCGAAACCGAGATCGAGCTTATCGATAAGAACGATGTCGCGGATCGACAGGGCCACAAGCATACCGCTTCCTTACGCGATTCTCGACGCGTGGGCACCCGTGTCCTTCTGCGCGCGCGTCAGCCGATATGCTCGATGAGGATCGTAGCGCCGATGACGCAGAGCGCAAGCCCCGCCACCACTTCGGTCATGCGCCCGAATCGTTCGCCGATCATGCGCCCCAGCATCATGCCCGCCGACGACATGAGGAAAGTCGCGAGGCCGATTGCGATGGCAATGACGGTGATATCCACATCGAGGATCGCGAGCGATACGCCCACGGCCATGGCGTCGATGCTGGTGCCGATTGCGGCGGCGACAATCAGCAGAAAGGACTGCGCGACAGCGGGCCGTTCTTCTTCGTGCGCGAACAAGGCGAGCCAGAGCATGCGAAGACCGACCCCCGCCAGCAGCGTGAACGCGATCCAGTGGTCCCACGCCTGCACGTAGCTGCTGGCTGCCATGCCCGCCGCCCAGCCGATGACCGGCGTCAGCGCTTCCACGCTGCCGAAGATGAAGCCGGTGCGGAGCGCTTCGCGAAGGCGCGGCTTCTTGCTGGCGGCTCCGCGCGCGAGCGAAACCGCAAAGGCGTCGACGGACATTGTGAAGGCAAGCACGGTGATGGCAGTCGGGGTCACGATGGCTTCCAAAAAGAAATGCGCCGCAGCGCGCTGAAGCGCAAACGGCGCGAATCGGGTTGGTGCGTTTCCGCTGAATGGCGCGATGCGCCGATTTTCTTCGCCGTGCCGACGCAAAAAGGCATCGTGCCACCGAAGACGGCTTACCCTTAAGCCGCCCCGATGGCAGATGTCAAAACTTAGGCAGTGCTATAAAATTGAGCTTAGCCTGCAACGCTGCCGACTGTGCGCTTCCACGCGTGGCTGATCCACGACCCGGAGTCTTCGCGCGGCGCGGTGCCGCCGGACTGTAGAAGCGCGTACGCGTCCTTGTACCACGGGCTGTCGGGGAAGTTATGCCCCAGCACCGCCGCCGCCGTCTGCGCCTCGTTCACGATGCCGAGCGCCATGTAGCATTCAGTAAGACGCATCAGCGCCTCTTCCACATGCGTCGTCTGCTGGTATTCCGTGACGACCGTCTTGAAGCGGTTCACCGCGCCGAGATAGTTGCCCTTCTTCTGCCAGTAGCGGCCGACATTCATTTCAGATGCGGCGAGCGTATCGCGGGCAAGCTTGATGCGTCGTTTCGCGTCCTCAGAGTAGCGGCTATCCGGATAGCGGCTGATGAGCGTTTCAAGCTCGGCGATTGCCTTCTTCGTTTCGCCCTGATCGCGCGTCGGCCCGGAGATGCGCTCGAAATACGAACTGGCGATGATTTCCTGCGCCAGCGCCGCTTCCTTGGAGCCGGGATGGAGCGAGAGGAAGCGACGAGCGGCGGCCACTGCTTCCGGGCCTTTGCCAGCCTTTTGATAGGCGTATGCCGCCATCAGCGTCGATTTCTTGGCTTCTTCCGAATAGGGGTAAAGCTGGTCGATGCGCTCGAACAACTCGGCGGCCTTGTTGTTCTTGCCCTGGCCGAGAAGGTCATCGGCCTCTTTATAGATCTGGTCCGGCGGGCGCTGATCGAGCTGCGTCGACTCTGAACTCGAAAACATCGATCCCATCGACCCGCAGCCACCAAGTGAACTGCTCAGCGTCGTCGCGAGAATCACCGCTGCGAGAGTTTGCCCGATCGATCGCAATCCCATCGTCCTTGCTCCAGGCCCCGTATTTCGAGTTCGAGCAGCACTGCGCGACTCGGTTTCCCTTATCGTTACGTTCATGTACGGCCAAAAGCCGCAAAATGATGGTGAAATGCGGAGTTTTTCAGTCAAAGCTTTTGCGCTGGGGAAAGTTGTCGGCGCCGCGTGTATAATTAACACCGCAGCATGAGATAAAAACGCCTGCCTCAAAACGCAAAATGGCCGGGGCGAGCCCGGCCATTCGCCAAGATGGAACCGATCAGGCGTTTTCAGGCGCAAAGTTCGGTGTCGCGAAGGCAATGCCGAAATCGGCGCGCGGCGAAACATAATGACGGCGCGTCTTGTCGGCGGCTTCGACGACGGTCCATGCGTCGCGGTTCTCGTAAAGCGCATGCAGCATCAACGAGTTGAGCTTGTGGCTCGGGCGCTTCGAGCGATACAGGCCGAGGATCGCGGCGCCTGCGAGAGCGAAATCGCCAACGGCGTCGAGCGTCTTGTGGCGAACGAATTCGTCCGGGTAGCGCAGCCCTTCCGGGTTCAGAATGCGATCCTCACCGATGGCGACGGTGTTTTCGAGCGACGATCCAAGCGCGCGCCCGGCGGCCCAAAGCTGCTTCACGTCCTTCATGAAACCGAAGGTGCGCGCGCGGCTCAGGTGCTTCTTGAAAGAGGCCGGAGTCACGTCGAGGTCGATGCGCTGACGGCCGATCAGCGGCGTGGGGAAATCGATTTCGATATCGAGGCGGAAGCCGTCATAGGGGAAGATTTCGCCGATGGAGCCGCCATCCGTGACCGCGACGGGGCGGAGAATCTTGATGTAGCGGCGCGCTTCGTCGAGTTCGCGAACGCCTGCTTCTTCGATGGCCGCCACGAACGGTTCCGCGCTGCCGTCGAGGATCGGCAGTTCGTTGCCGTCAACCTCGATATCCGCATTGTCGATGCCCATGCCGCGCAGCGCCGAGAGCAGATGCTCCACGGTGGCGACGGAGGCGCCGCCGGCGCCGCTGATCACGGTGCAGAGGGTCAGATTGGTCACGGAGCGGAAATCGCCGGGGATGTGGCCCGCGTTCTTTCCGCCGGAAACGTAGAAATTATAGCCCGAGTTGGCCTCGGCCGGGTGGAGGATCAGCGATACTTCCGCGCCACTGTGCACGCCCGCCCCTTTCAGGACGATATCGCGCTCAAGAGTGGTCTGTCTGTTCGAATAGCTTCGAAAGCTCATAAGAGTGCGCCGTTCTTTTGTGCCACGGTGCCTTCCTTTGCCGAAGGAAAGCACCCCCCATCGTGTGCCGGACGATGCCCAATGGCTTCTATGCGAGCATCGGTAGCTACACGCTACTCTTGGGCCGGCGGTCTGCCGGTACGCACGCGAAAGCTCAATTACATCCGACTGCGCCGACGTTAGCCGGGCGACTCGGGGCGCTTCAAATCACGCTTTTTAACAGTCTGTTACGGGTAGGGCCTTTGGCTCGACACAACCAAAAACGGCGCTTGAGCGAGTGCCAAAGCGCCGTACGCGGAGGTTGTGAAGGACTGCCTGCGATCAGGAGGCCGGTTTCCTGAAAAACTTAGGAATATCAATGGCTTCGTCGCCATTCTGACGAGCAGCGCCAGGGTCGCTTTCCATGTCGTCGCCAGCATCGTCATGGCTTGCGCCATTCCGATGCCCTTGTTCCGCCACAGTTTTTTCATGATTGGAGCGTGGCTGAAGAGCAACAGATTTAGCCTGCGTGGCAGGGGCTGGCTTCGAAGCGTTACGATCCCGGCCCGCCATCCAGTCGAAGAAGCCGCGAGGCTTGCCGGAACTTCGATTCGAGGCCCCGTTGTTGCCCGCGCCGTCAGACTGTCCGAGTTCCGGGAAATCCGAAAAAGTGAGTGGACGACGCGGCGCGCGCGCAGTCTTCGCGGGAGGCACCGGCTCGAAACGCTGACCATTATCCGTTTGAGCGGGCGGCGCGACGTCATCGCCGCTGCGTCTACCTTTCGGTTCGAGCACGACGCGACGATCCTGCGCCTGACGTGCGGGCTGCTCGCGCAATCCGCCGAACGGCGCACGGCGCGGCGCTTCCTGCTGGGCGGACTGCATGCGCTCGGCAAGCCCTCCGTCCTTTTCCACGGGCGGCGGCGGCGCAATATGATGGGGGGCGACGCCGGAGTGAATGCCGGTCGCGACCACGGACACCCGCAGCCTGTTCTGAAGCGACTGGTCGAACGTTGCGCCGACGATGATGTTCACGTCCGGGTTTTCCTCGGGATCGACCTCGCGGCGGATGCGGGACGCAGCCTCTTCCACCTCGTACAGCGTCATGTCGAAACTGCCGGTGATGCTGACGAGCAGCCCCTTGGCGCCGCGCATCGACACTTCGCCGAGCAGCGGATTGGAAATCGCGGCTTCCGCCGCCTGAAGCGCGCGCTTCTCGCCTTCGGCCTCGCCCGTGCCCATGAGCGCGGTGCCCATGTTCTGCATGACGGTGCGCACGTCGGCGAAGTCGAGGTTGATCAACCCTTCCTTAACCATAAGATCGGTGATGCAGGACACCCCCGAGCGCAGCACATCGTCGGCGCGCGAGAAGGCGTCCGCGAAGGTGGTGCGCTCGCTCGCGACGAGGAACAGGTTCTGGTTCGGGATGACGATCAGCGTATCGACATGTTGCGCGAGGCCCGCGATACCGGCATCCGCCGTGCGCATGCGGCGCTGGCCTTCGAATTCGAACGGCTTCGTCACCACCGCGACCGTGAGCACGCCCAGTTCCTTCGCCGTGCGCGCGATGATCGGAGCAGCGCCCGTGCCCGTGCCGCCGCCCATGCCCGCCGTGATGAACAGGAGATGCACGCCGTCGAGATGGGAGCGGATTTCCTCGATGGCTTCTTCGGCCGCAGCCGCGCCGATCTCCGGCCGCGAGCCCGCGCCGAGGCCCTCGGTGATGCCGATGCCCATCTGAATGGTGGTGTAAGCGCCGGACGACGCGAGCGCCTGCGCGTCCGTGTTCGCGGCGATGAATTCCACGCCTTCGAGCCCGGCTTCGACCATGTTGTTCACAGCGTTGCCGCCAGCGCCGCCCACGCCAATGACCGTGATGCGCGGCCGCAACTCCGTCAGGCCAGGAAGTTGCAGGTTAATTCCCATGGCAGCCTCGTCAGCTTCCCCTTCGGACGTCGCGAAATGCTCGCCCGCTTATATGCGACGACCAATTGCGCGGATAACTTTCACAAAAAGCTTGTCCGCAGCCATTGGCCGATTCGCGACGCGTAGCTACTGTCTTGAGACGGCAACTCAGGCGCATAAGGCATTTCGCCCGCGGACTGGTGCCGGCTTGCATACAGACATCCCCCCACGAGCGCACTCAACACGTTCCCCGCGTTGAGACCGTTCAAGGTCATGGGCCTCGCGGTTCTGACCTCCGCCGCGAACAGATGCGAAGCAAGCTCGCGGATGCCCGGTAGCAGGCTGCCGCCGCCCGTCAGCACAGCGCCCCCATTCGGAACAGAGTATCCTGCACCTTTTAACCGTTCATTAACGGCCTTGAGGTGCTCCGATGCCCTCGATCGAATGATACGATTAAGGGAAAATTTGGACACCGGCTCTCCGGTGTCGCCATTCTGGACGGGCAGATCGATGTCGGCCTGCAAATTGTCGTAGACGCTGCCGTATCGAACCTTAAGCCGTTCCGCCTCGAATTTGCGCAGCGAGAAGGCCTGCGCGATCTCCTCCGAGACCGTCTGGCCGCCGAAATTCAGGCATTCCAGGACCATCGGCACGCCGTGATGGAACAGCGCGACCCCCGTCGCCTGCGCGCCCATGTCGATGACCAGGACGCCCGACATGCGTTCCAGCGCGTTCGTCACGCTCATCGCCGAGGCGAGCGGCCCGGCCAGAACGCTGCGCACGTTCAAGAGGCTTTTGCCGAACGAAGTCTCAAGCTGGCGCTGCACGCGAATCGGCATCGAGATGGCGATCACGTCGGTTTCGGCCCATGGCGCGTGGCCCGCAAGCGCCGCCTCCGCGCCAGCTTCGCCCGACGACGTGAAAAGATGCAGGAGCTTTCGTTGTGTTCGCGCGCAATGCTCGTCGGCCGCCGCCGAGATAGCCTCGACGTCCTCACGCCCGAGACCCGCATGCCCGAGCTTCGCCTCGAACACCTCCGCGATAAGCCCCGCAAACTGGCCCGTGACGAGCACGTCTTCCACGGTCACGCCGGCTTGCGTTTCCGCCTGACCGACCGCGCGGCGGATGCTTGTCTCGATGGCCGCGAGGTTGGCGATGCGGCCGCCGGTAATGCCGGACGAACGCACGACGGAGCTGCCGATCACGCGGATGTTGCGCGAGCCGACGTCGAAACCGAAGCGCGGCGATGACAGCAGAACGACCGCGCATGCGACCTTCTGCGCGCCAAGGTCAACCACGGTGATGATGTCGTCTCGTCCCTTGAACGGCCATAACCGCGACGGACCGCGCGAGGCCTGCCGCCGTTCGTCCGTCATAAGGCTTTGCCCCTTCTCGGCGGCATGGCCGGTTGCGATGCTGGGGCGGAGGTCAAAAGCGCGATGGCTTTGTCGCGATTGGCCGTGGTTGGCTCCCGCAATTGCAGGATCGTGCGATGCGTCAGTCGCAGATCGATGGTGTCGAGAGCCATTTCCGCAATCTTCGAGTTGGCGAGGACCGATTCAAGTTTGGAGAAAGTTAACTCGCCCACCTTGCGCGGAAGTTTCAGGGTGACGCCGCTGTCAAGCTTGACCTGCCAAAAACGCTCGGCGACGAAGCTCGCCTCGGCCACGCGGGAACGGATGGTTTCGCGGTCTGCGAGCGATTCGATGAACGCCGCCGCTTCGGCTGGCGCGCCCTCGCCCGAGAAAAGCAGGAGCGTTTCAAACTGCCCTTCGGACGGCCCGAGCACGCGGCCTTCGCGGTCGACCACCTGAACGACGCCCGCCGCATCCTTCCAGCGCGCATAGGGCTCGCGTTCCGTCAGCACCACCTCAAGACGCGAGGGCAACACGCGACGCACCTCGGCGGTCTTGATCCAGCCGAGCGCGATCAGGCGGTCGTGCGCCTCGGCCGCGTCGTAGGATAGCGAGGAATGCTCGAAGGGAAGTTGCAGCGCCTTCAGCAGCGTTTCTTTCGGCGTGTTGTCGGAGCCGGAAACGGCGAGGTCTTCGAGCCGAAAACCGGCGTCGTAGGCGGCCTTGTCGGCGAAGGTGGACACCTCGTCGAACAGCGATTTCGTGGCACCCGACAGATAGAGGCCGTAGATCGCGGTCGCGACCAGAAACACCATGCTGACGACGAAGCCCGCGCGCGCGGCGCGATCCGCATGCGCCAACTCGAATCGAAAAAGGGATGGCGCCGCAGCGGCATCCTTACCCGGTTGCGCCGCCCCGATCCCTGGGCCTTTCGCGCTAACCGTACCCGAAACTAACGATTGCAAGAGGCGTTCTCCACAATCCACCGCACAAGTTCACCAAACGACAATCCAGCGTGGGCAGCGAGTTCCGGAACGAGCGATGTCGCGGTCATGCCCGGCTGGGTATTGACCTCAAGACAAACAAGCTCGCCCGTGCCTTCCGGCCGATCGTCCAAACGGAAATCGGCCCGGCTTACGCCCCGGCAGCCCAACGCGTGGTGCGCGTCGACCGCCATTTTCTGAATATTTTCGTAAATTTCCGGTGAAAGTCGTGCAGGCAGAATGTGGTAGGAGCCTCCTTTTGCGTATTTTGCTTCGTAATCGTAGAAAATGAGCCCCTCGGCGGGCTTGATCTCGATGATGCCGAGCGCTCGATCGCCGAGAACGGCGCATGTCAGCTCGCGCCCCGCGACATAACGCTCGACGAGAACGTCGCCATGCGTCCAGTCGGCGCGCGTCAGTTCTTGCGGCGGATGTTCATAATCGTTGCGCACGATGAACACGCCGACGCTCGATCCCTCGCACACGGGCTTGACGACATAGGGCGGCGGCAGCAGATGGCGCTGCGCGGCCTTGGCCGGGGAAGCGACGACGCCCGCCGCCACGGGCACGCCCGCCGCCTTCATCGCGACTTTGGCGCGCGCCTTGTCCATCGCCAGCGCCGACGCCAGCACGCCCGAATGCGTGTACGGAATTTGCAGCGTCTCAAGGATGCCCTGAACGCAGCCGTCCTCGCCCCATTTGCCGTGCAGCGCGTTGAAGGCGGCGTCGGGCTTCAGCGCGGCGAGCCGGTCGGCGATGTCGCGGCCGACATCGATGCGCGTGACGCGATAGCCTTGCGCTTCGAGCGCGCCCGCGCAGGCTTCGCCCGAATTCAGCGAAACCTCTCGCTCCGAGGACCAGCCGCCCATCAGCACGGCGATATGGTGAAAGCTTGTCATTCGGCGGCCGCCAGCGCTGCGCTCGTCGGCGCGGGCACGCCGATGCGCTTGATTTCCCAGTCTAGCATGATGCCCGTCTTCTCGAACACGCGCTTTCGCACGGTCTCGCCCAGCGTCTCGATATCGGTGGCTGTGGCGTTCTGGTCGTTGATGAGGAAGTTGCAGTGCATCTCCGACATATGCGCGCCGCCGACGCGGAAACCGCGGCAACCCGCCTCGTCGATGAGCCGCCACGCGCTCTTGCCGGGCGGGTTCTTGAACGTGGAACCGCCGGTGCGGCTCTTGATCGGCTGGTTCGCCTCGCGATACTCGGCCACGCCCTGCATCTCGCGTTCGATCTCGGCCGGGTCGCCCGGAACGCCCTCGAAGACGGCGCGGGTGAAAATCTGATCGTCCGGCACGCCGCAATGGCGGTAGGTGAAGCCCATGCCCGCGTTGTCGTAGACATGCACCGCGCCGCTGCGGTCCACCGCGCGCGCCTGAACGAGCACGTCTTTCGTTTCGCCGCCATGCGCGCCCGCGTTCATGCGCAGCGCGCCGCCCACGGTGCCCGGAATGCCGCGATAGAAGGCGAGCTTCGCGATGCCCGCCTGCGCCGCCGCCTGGGCGAGCCGCACATCTGGCACCGCCGCGCCCACGCGGATACGCGCGCCGTCGAGCGGTTCGATGTCGTTGAAGCCGCGCCCGAGCCGGATCACCACGCCGGGCACACCGCCATCGCGTACGAGGAGATTGGAGCCGACGCCCACAGCCATCACCGGGATGTCCGCCGGACAGCGCGCGAGGAAATAGGCGAGGTCTTCCTCGTCGGCAGGCTTGAACAGCACCTGAGCGGGGCCGCCGACGCGGAGCCACGTCAATTCGCTCATCGACGCGTTCGGCAGGAGCTTGCCGCGAAGTTCCGGCGCGTCGGCCAGAAGCGCTGCTGCGATGTCTTGGAACACGGCCTTACTCCGCCGCGCCAGCAAAGGCCGGATAATGGTTCAGCTTTTCGGCAAGCGCGCGCGCCCATTCCGAGATCGTGCCGGCGCCAAGCGTCAGCACGAGATCGCCGGGCTGGGCGACTGCCGCCAGCGTCGAAACCAGCGTATCCTCGCCATCGACCGGGTAAATGCGGGCGTGCCCCTGCTGGCGCAGACCGTCGACGAGCGTATCGCGGTCGATGCCGTTGGGCTGCTCGCCCGCCGAATAGACGGGCGTTACGACCACGGTATCCGCGTCCGCGAAGCAGGCGCAGAACTCGCCGAAGAGCGACTGGAGCCGCGAATAACGATGCGGCTGCACAACGGCGATCACGCGCCCCCGTGCGGCCCCGCGCGCGGCGCTGAGCACTGCGGCGATTTCGGCGGGATGGTGCGCGTAGTCGTCGTAGATGGCGACGCCGTTCCATTCGCCGCGCGGCGAGAAACGGCGATCCACGCCCTCGAACGACGCGAGGCCGTCGAAAATCTGGTCGGCGGAGAGGCCCGCATGGAGGCATGCAGCTATCGCGGCGGCCGCGTTCAGCGCGTTATGCGCGCCGGGCACCTGAAGCTTCACGCCCGTATGCCGAAGCGGAGGCTCGCCGGGTTTGCCTGCTATGACAACATCGAACATGACGGAAGCGCCCTGGCTCACGACGTTGTCAATCTTCACACGCGCATCGAGCGCACGGCCGAAGGAGGTGAGCGGCGGCAGTTCGCCCGAAGCCGCCAGTTCCTGCGTCAATTCGCGCACGACGGGGTGATCGATGCCAGCCACGGCGACGCCGGTTTGCGGAATCTGCCGGAGGAAGGTGCGGAACGCCTCATGCAGCGCTTCGACAGAGCCGTAATAGTCGAGGTGCTCGGGATCGATGTTGGTGGCGACGCCGATTTCGGTCGGCAGCTTGATGAAGGTGGCGTCGGATTCGTCCGCCTCGACCACCATCCAGCGGCTCGCGCCAATGCGCGCATTCGTGCCCCACGAGCGCAGAACGCCGCCGACGAGCACAGTTGGATCGAGCCCGGCCTTCTCCATGACCCAGCCGATCATCGATGTCGTCGTGGTCTTGCCATGCGAACCCGTCACGCAGATTGTGCGATAGCCCTTCATCAGCGCGGCGAGCGTCTCGGCGCGGCTGAAAACGGGAAGCCCTCGTTCGCGCGCGGCCTGAAGCTCGGGGTTGCCTTCCTTGACGGCGGATGAAATGCAGACAACGGACGCGCCTTCGAGGTTTGCCGCGTCCTGCCCGATGAGCACCTTGATGCCCTGCGCCGCGATCCGCCGCGTATTGGCGCCCTCTTTCTGATCGCTGCCCTGAACCGGGATGCCGCGCTCTTGCATGATCTCGGCGATGGCGCTCATGCCGATGCCGCCAATGCCGATGATGTGAATCCGGCCGCCGGAAAGCGGATCGATCATCTTATGTCCTTTCTTCCCTCGGGCCGGAGCCTGGCGCGTCGCAAAACGATCCGATGACCCCGGTTTTCATTGGGAGACTGCTCCGCCGCAAGTGCAAACGCCGAAAGCCAGTCGATCCTGTCCCCGATATGTTCAATCCCACGATGATACGGTGCGGATATTAAGCGGTCGCTGCCGCGTCGGCGGCAAATTCGTGCTTCTCCGCCAGTTCTTCGAGCATATCCGCGAGATTCTCCACAGCTCTGTAGTTCGCCAGCGCATGCGCGCCGGTTGCAGCCCGGACGAGCGCCGTCGGATCCTCGAAAAGGCGGCGGACGGTGGCAGCGAGATTTTCGGGCGTAAGCGTCGCCTGCGGGAAACACCAGCCAGCACCCGCCGTTTCCATGCGTGTGGCGTTTTCGAGCTGGTCGTTATCCTTCGCATGCGGCAGCGGCACCATGATCGCGGGTCGCCCAAGCGCGCAAAGCTCGGCCACGGTGGTCGCGCCGCTGCGTGCCACGATGAGATGCGAGTTCGACATCTTGCTAGGAAGATCCTCAAAGAATGTCGCAAGTTCGGCGGCGATGCCGCAACCCTCGTAGGTGTCGAAGACGCGGTCGATGTCTTCCTCGCGGCACTGCTGCATCACGAACAGGCGGTCGCGCATCTGATCCGGCAGCAGCTGCAATGCCTGCGGCAAAATGTCTGAGAGGTAACGCGCGCCCTGACTGCCGCCGACGATCAGAAGATTGAGCTGAGCCTGGCTCGACGGCGGGCGGTAGGGGATGGCCTTCAGCGCCAGCACGGACTGGCGCAGCGGAGAACCGGTCACGCGCGCTTTTTGCTGCATGCGGCCTTCGAGATATTTTGTGTTCTCGAACGAGCAGGCGATGGCCTTGACCATCGGCGCGAGGAAGCGGTTCGCCTGCCCCATCACCGAATTCTGCTCGTGGATCGCGGACGGGATTCCCCGGCCCATCGCCGCGAGCACGGGCGCGAGCGTGGGATAGCCGCCGAAGCCGATGATCGCGCGCGGCTGCGCCTCACCCATGATGCGATACGACGCCTGGAAGCCATGCCCGAGCACGCCGAGCGTCTTCGTCGCCTCGATCGGCGAATGGCCTTTGAACGTGGCAGCCGCGACCTTGTAAACCTTGCGCGCAGGAAATTCTGCGCCGAAGACCGT of Rhodomicrobium vannielii ATCC 17100 contains these proteins:
- a CDS encoding cell division protein FtsA, coding for MTDERRQASRGPSRLWPFKGRDDIITVVDLGAQKVACAVVLLSSPRFGFDVGSRNIRVIGSSVVRSSGITGGRIANLAAIETSIRRAVGQAETQAGVTVEDVLVTGQFAGLIAEVFEAKLGHAGLGREDVEAISAAADEHCARTQRKLLHLFTSSGEAGAEAALAGHAPWAETDVIAISMPIRVQRQLETSFGKSLLNVRSVLAGPLASAMSVTNALERMSGVLVIDMGAQATGVALFHHGVPMVLECLNFGGQTVSEEIAQAFSLRKFEAERLKVRYGSVYDNLQADIDLPVQNGDTGEPVSKFSLNRIIRSRASEHLKAVNERLKGAGYSVPNGGAVLTGGGSLLPGIRELASHLFAAEVRTARPMTLNGLNAGNVLSALVGGCLYASRHQSAGEMPYAPELPSQDSSYASRIGQWLRTSFL
- a CDS encoding cell division protein FtsQ/DivIB; amino-acid sequence: MAHADRAARAGFVVSMVFLVATAIYGLYLSGATKSLFDEVSTFADKAAYDAGFRLEDLAVSGSDNTPKETLLKALQLPFEHSSLSYDAAEAHDRLIALGWIKTAEVRRVLPSRLEVVLTEREPYARWKDAAGVVQVVDREGRVLGPSEGQFETLLLFSGEGAPAEAAAFIESLADRETIRSRVAEASFVAERFWQVKLDSGVTLKLPRKVGELTFSKLESVLANSKIAEMALDTIDLRLTHRTILQLREPTTANRDKAIALLTSAPASQPAMPPRRGKAL
- a CDS encoding D-alanine--D-alanine ligase translates to MTSFHHIAVLMGGWSSEREVSLNSGEACAGALEAQGYRVTRIDVGRDIADRLAALKPDAAFNALHGKWGEDGCVQGILETLQIPYTHSGVLASALAMDKARAKVAMKAAGVPVAAGVVASPAKAAQRHLLPPPYVVKPVCEGSSVGVFIVRNDYEHPPQELTRADWTHGDVLVERYVAGRELTCAVLGDRALGIIEIKPAEGLIFYDYEAKYAKGGSYHILPARLSPEIYENIQKMAVDAHHALGCRGVSRADFRLDDRPEGTGELVCLEVNTQPGMTATSLVPELAAHAGLSFGELVRWIVENASCNR
- the murB gene encoding UDP-N-acetylmuramate dehydrogenase: MFQDIAAALLADAPELRGKLLPNASMSELTWLRVGGPAQVLFKPADEEDLAYFLARCPADIPVMAVGVGSNLLVRDGGVPGVVIRLGRGFNDIEPLDGARIRVGAAVPDVRLAQAAAQAGIAKLAFYRGIPGTVGGALRMNAGAHGGETKDVLVQARAVDRSGAVHVYDNAGMGFTYRHCGVPDDQIFTRAVFEGVPGDPAEIEREMQGVAEYREANQPIKSRTGGSTFKNPPGKSAWRLIDEAGCRGFRVGGAHMSEMHCNFLINDQNATATDIETLGETVRKRVFEKTGIMLDWEIKRIGVPAPTSAALAAAE
- the murC gene encoding UDP-N-acetylmuramate--L-alanine ligase; the encoded protein is MIDPLSGGRIHIIGIGGIGMSAIAEIMQERGIPVQGSDQKEGANTRRIAAQGIKVLIGQDAANLEGASVVCISSAVKEGNPELQAARERGLPVFSRAETLAALMKGYRTICVTGSHGKTTTTSMIGWVMEKAGLDPTVLVGGVLRSWGTNARIGASRWMVVEADESDATFIKLPTEIGVATNIDPEHLDYYGSVEALHEAFRTFLRQIPQTGVAVAGIDHPVVRELTQELAASGELPPLTSFGRALDARVKIDNVVSQGASVMFDVVIAGKPGEPPLRHTGVKLQVPGAHNALNAAAAIAACLHAGLSADQIFDGLASFEGVDRRFSPRGEWNGVAIYDDYAHHPAEIAAVLSAARGAARGRVIAVVQPHRYSRLQSLFGEFCACFADADTVVVTPVYSAGEQPNGIDRDTLVDGLRQQGHARIYPVDGEDTLVSTLAAVAQPGDLVLTLGAGTISEWARALAEKLNHYPAFAGAAE